A genomic stretch from Halorhodospira halophila SL1 includes:
- a CDS encoding c-type cytochrome, with product MQRHRKILRTCISLLAGTTLGLAHASDDDTISRAELIANSCFACHGEEGQGAGSMPPIAGWDPEIMEDFMKGFREGKRNPSVMDRHATGYTDEEIREVAEYLSELEE from the coding sequence ATGCAGAGGCATAGAAAGATCCTGAGGACGTGCATCAGCCTGCTGGCAGGGACCACGCTCGGCCTGGCCCACGCCAGCGATGACGACACCATCTCCCGCGCGGAGCTGATTGCCAACAGCTGCTTCGCCTGCCACGGAGAAGAGGGCCAGGGGGCCGGAAGCATGCCCCCCATCGCCGGCTGGGACCCCGAGATCATGGAGGACTTCATGAAGGGGTTCCGTGAGGGCAAGCGGAATCCATCGGTCATGGACCGGCACGCGACCGGTTATACCGATGAAGAGATCCGCGAAGTCGCCGAGTACCTCAGCGAACTGGAGGAGTGA
- a CDS encoding c-type cytochrome encodes MHVRYWMLALMAAGLLALAGCNDSSAPDESPETDEQGEAFEAAEDPMEAAQEDAAPPAEADHNGVATDDTARAEEEAVAQPVASHANEDNEDHPGLAIYRSGTAPSCRSCHDRGIAGAPVTGQEADWADRSRDLDELLDATLRGKGAMPAYRGRADEDDLIKAIEYMLSTLEDA; translated from the coding sequence ATGCACGTGCGGTACTGGATGTTGGCGCTGATGGCGGCGGGGCTGCTGGCCCTGGCCGGTTGCAACGATTCGTCCGCCCCGGACGAAAGCCCCGAAACGGACGAGCAGGGGGAGGCCTTCGAGGCCGCAGAGGATCCGATGGAGGCCGCCCAGGAGGACGCGGCACCCCCGGCGGAGGCCGATCATAACGGCGTCGCTACCGATGATACCGCCCGGGCCGAAGAGGAGGCCGTGGCACAGCCGGTGGCCAGTCACGCCAATGAAGACAACGAAGACCATCCCGGACTGGCCATCTACCGCAGCGGCACGGCACCCAGCTGCCGCTCGTGCCACGACCGCGGGATTGCCGGGGCTCCGGTGACCGGCCAGGAAGCGGACTGGGCCGACCGCTCCCGCGATCTGGACGAGCTGCTCGACGCGACCCTGCGCGGTAAGGGGGCCATGCCGGCCTACCGCGGACGGGCCGACGAGGACGACCTGATCAAGGCCATCGAATACATGCTCTCCACCCTTGAGGACGCATGA
- a CDS encoding NAD(P)/FAD-dependent oxidoreductase — MRGSISRRSFLQLGASSLGVAALGPLVGPLTAHAGQQLDARIVVIGGGSAGATAAKYLKHYAPGLRVTLLEPNETYYTCYAGNWYLGGFRELETLGHGYGNLRDRHDVEVIHDRAMAIDPGSKEVDTRTNGKLTYDRLIVAPGIEFAWDRVEGMGPEDTEAIPHAWEGGRPFEVLRRQLKDLEDGGTVLVCPPEEPYRCPPGPYERMALIAHYLKQEKPRAKILGLDPKETFSKQDLFKQGWEALYGDMIEWIPGSQGGAPERISVSDRKVFTDGGAQAHTGDVINFIPPQRAGAIAQEADLVDDTGWCPVNQKTFESTRHSDIYIIGDAAVAGAMPKSAHAANNHGKLVAATIASDLRGDSLPDFPTVNTCYSLVSPEWGITIAGVYEHQEGEITEIEGAGGLSPLDADRDQREIEAMYAPGWYESITEDIFG; from the coding sequence ATGAGAGGATCCATTTCGCGCCGCAGTTTCCTGCAGCTGGGCGCCAGCAGCCTGGGCGTCGCTGCGCTCGGCCCGCTGGTCGGACCCTTGACGGCTCATGCCGGTCAGCAGCTCGACGCCCGGATCGTCGTGATCGGCGGCGGCTCCGCTGGAGCGACCGCAGCCAAATACTTGAAACATTACGCGCCCGGTCTGCGCGTCACCCTCCTCGAGCCCAACGAGACCTACTACACCTGCTACGCCGGCAACTGGTACCTGGGCGGCTTCCGGGAACTTGAGACCCTTGGCCACGGCTACGGGAACCTGCGTGACCGCCACGACGTCGAGGTCATCCACGACCGCGCGATGGCCATCGACCCGGGCAGCAAGGAGGTCGATACCCGCACGAACGGCAAGCTGACCTACGACCGGCTCATCGTCGCCCCGGGTATCGAGTTCGCCTGGGACCGCGTGGAGGGCATGGGCCCGGAGGACACCGAGGCGATCCCCCACGCCTGGGAGGGGGGCCGGCCCTTCGAGGTACTCCGGCGCCAGCTCAAGGATCTCGAGGACGGCGGCACCGTGCTTGTCTGTCCACCTGAAGAGCCCTATCGCTGCCCACCCGGCCCCTATGAGCGGATGGCGCTGATCGCCCACTACCTCAAGCAGGAGAAGCCGCGCGCCAAGATCCTCGGTCTCGATCCCAAGGAGACATTCTCCAAACAGGACCTCTTCAAGCAGGGTTGGGAGGCACTGTATGGCGATATGATCGAATGGATTCCGGGCTCCCAGGGCGGCGCACCGGAGCGGATCTCCGTCAGCGACCGCAAGGTCTTCACGGACGGCGGCGCACAGGCCCATACCGGGGACGTCATCAACTTCATCCCACCCCAGCGGGCCGGTGCCATCGCGCAGGAGGCGGATCTGGTCGACGACACCGGCTGGTGCCCCGTGAACCAGAAGACCTTCGAATCAACCCGCCACAGCGATATCTACATCATCGGTGACGCCGCTGTGGCAGGAGCGATGCCGAAATCCGCCCACGCGGCCAACAACCACGGCAAGCTGGTGGCTGCCACCATCGCCAGCGACCTACGCGGCGACAGCCTGCCCGACTTCCCGACGGTCAACACCTGCTACAGCCTCGTTTCCCCGGAATGGGGCATCACCATCGCCGGGGTGTACGAACACCAGGAGGGCGAGATCACCGAGATTGAAGGGGCTGGCGGGCTCAGCCCTCTCGATGCCGATCGCGACCAGCGGGAGATCGAGGCCATGTATGCCCCCGGCTGGTACGAATCGATCACCGAGGATATCTTCGGCTAA
- a CDS encoding DUF2058 domain-containing protein codes for MANSLHDQLLKAGLVDEKKVKQARRATPKKNKKKKGKAAAEQPAEPSAAERARREEAERSRALNRQRQAEAERKAVEAQIRQLIETHRQGRDGAELPYNFQHGSVIRQLLVTPDQRDRLAQGRLAIVCQEGSYELVSREGADKIAERDPARVVVCNDPAASAQGPDDEDPYAGYEVPDDLMW; via the coding sequence ATGGCGAACTCGTTGCATGACCAGCTCCTCAAGGCGGGGCTGGTGGATGAGAAGAAGGTCAAGCAGGCCCGGCGGGCCACGCCCAAGAAGAACAAGAAGAAGAAGGGCAAGGCCGCCGCCGAGCAGCCTGCCGAGCCCAGCGCGGCCGAGCGGGCCCGCCGTGAGGAGGCGGAACGTTCCCGGGCGCTCAACCGGCAGCGGCAGGCCGAGGCCGAGCGCAAGGCCGTGGAGGCCCAGATCCGTCAGCTCATCGAGACCCACCGCCAGGGGCGCGACGGAGCCGAGCTGCCCTACAACTTCCAGCACGGCAGCGTCATCCGCCAGCTGCTCGTGACCCCCGACCAGCGCGATCGCTTGGCTCAGGGGCGTCTGGCCATCGTCTGCCAGGAGGGGAGCTACGAGCTGGTGAGCCGCGAGGGGGCCGACAAGATCGCTGAACGCGACCCTGCGCGGGTGGTGGTCTGTAACGATCCTGCGGCCTCCGCCCAGGGTCCGGACGATGAGGACCCCTATGCCGGTTATGAGGTCCCCGACGATCTGATGTGGTAG
- a CDS encoding DoxX family protein codes for MQTARDLLFGGVAPTTLVADAGLTALRIGAGLMMAVGHGLPKIPPQEGFVGMVEGLGLPLPLFFAWLAGVAEFFGGLLLAAGLLTRPAAAAILGTMLVAAFGVHFAAGDPLFAVDGPSAEMAVLYAFVALAFMLVGSGRIGMDHLVRERFARLIP; via the coding sequence ATGCAAACGGCGCGAGATCTGCTTTTTGGGGGTGTGGCTCCGACCACGCTGGTGGCCGATGCCGGGCTGACCGCGCTGCGGATCGGCGCCGGTTTGATGATGGCCGTCGGCCACGGCCTCCCCAAGATCCCTCCGCAGGAGGGGTTCGTCGGCATGGTGGAGGGGCTCGGCCTGCCCCTGCCGCTGTTCTTTGCCTGGCTGGCCGGGGTTGCCGAGTTCTTCGGCGGCCTGCTGCTCGCCGCCGGTCTGCTCACCCGTCCCGCTGCGGCCGCGATCCTCGGCACCATGCTGGTGGCCGCCTTCGGGGTGCACTTCGCTGCGGGTGATCCGCTGTTTGCCGTCGATGGCCCGAGCGCCGAGATGGCCGTGCTTTACGCGTTCGTCGCCCTGGCGTTCATGCTGGTCGGCTCCGGCCGGATCGGTATGGACCACCTGGTGCGGGAGCGTTTCGCGCGGCTGATACCCTGA
- a CDS encoding PH domain-containing protein, which produces MNEEEVNTPAEETWTSRLGRWVNIALAIGALVSLIGTFIVWGEGAFGFLLAFVVLFPAALVSALMRWWPRHSAQGVRDGLGWRRRLYITAAGIAFASLTCLLIGVGWFGTAPGTMLLVAGTMLLPPAVILGLLAFSLRDRERLAESALGPDEPIVYQAEVHWGVFIPSILVITATLVLFIAPLGTVGHVLATILYLIVLPATAAHALTVFLNTELELTPNKLVASTGLIVRTSRVFDREHIQAVGVNYGWLGRILGYGRVGVICKDGTSFKVPGVVDPDGLRHIVTRGL; this is translated from the coding sequence ATGAACGAGGAAGAGGTCAACACGCCCGCGGAAGAGACTTGGACGAGCCGGCTGGGGCGCTGGGTCAACATCGCCCTGGCCATCGGTGCCCTGGTCTCCCTGATCGGGACGTTCATCGTCTGGGGCGAGGGCGCGTTCGGCTTCCTGCTGGCGTTTGTCGTCCTCTTCCCGGCCGCCCTGGTCTCGGCGTTGATGCGGTGGTGGCCGCGGCATTCGGCCCAGGGGGTGCGGGATGGCCTCGGGTGGCGGCGCCGCCTCTACATCACCGCGGCCGGTATCGCCTTCGCATCGCTCACCTGCCTGCTGATCGGTGTGGGCTGGTTCGGCACCGCGCCCGGGACCATGCTGCTGGTGGCCGGCACCATGCTGCTACCGCCGGCGGTCATCCTGGGGCTGCTGGCGTTCTCCTTGCGCGACCGCGAGCGCCTGGCGGAGTCTGCGCTCGGTCCCGACGAACCGATCGTCTACCAGGCCGAGGTGCACTGGGGCGTATTCATCCCCAGCATTCTGGTCATCACCGCGACGCTGGTGCTGTTCATAGCGCCACTGGGTACGGTGGGGCACGTCCTGGCTACCATCCTCTACCTCATCGTGCTGCCAGCCACAGCGGCCCACGCGCTGACTGTCTTCCTCAACACCGAACTGGAGCTGACCCCGAACAAGCTGGTTGCTAGCACCGGGCTGATCGTGCGTACGTCGCGGGTCTTCGATCGGGAGCACATCCAGGCAGTGGGGGTCAACTACGGTTGGCTGGGCCGCATACTCGGCTACGGTCGGGTGGGCGTCATCTGCAAGGATGGCACCAGCTTCAAGGTGCCCGGCGTCGTCGATCCCGACGGTCTGCGCCACATCGTCACTCGCGGGCTGTAA
- a CDS encoding aldo/keto reductase, whose translation MQREVLLPDGERVPALGQGTWHMGERRAECDSEVATLRTGLDSGLTLIDTAEMYGDGGAERVVENRAALDVTLTETQRAELDELFPPPDGPRRLAIV comes from the coding sequence ATGCAGCGCGAGGTTCTATTGCCGGACGGCGAGCGAGTTCCGGCCCTCGGCCAGGGGACGTGGCATATGGGCGAGCGCCGCGCCGAGTGCGACTCGGAGGTCGCAACACTGCGGACGGGTCTGGATTCGGGGCTGACGCTCATCGATACTGCCGAGATGTATGGCGACGGCGGCGCCGAGCGGGTGGTCGAGAATCGCGCGGCGCTGGACGTGACCCTCACCGAAACGCAGCGCGCCGAGTTGGACGAGCTGTTCCCGCCTCCGGACGGTCCACGTCGGCTGGCGATCGTGTAG
- a CDS encoding molybdopterin-containing oxidoreductase family protein, which translates to MEDHVFSWCNLCPWRCGVIVRRDDNGRIARLEGNPDHPQNEGLLCSRGHAGVMDVYNQDRIKQPLLRDGPRGSDRWRPVSWDEALDLIGERLRAVRDEHGPQGISVLAHSYWKKPYHRLAQALGTPNFIDSVWAMCLGPRMLSYELVAGRPLTGIETLDVRRTRYFLIFGRNLAESFLNGEVRDWMRALADGAKSVYVDPRHTITADRSHEWLPIRPLTDHALVLALIHTVIEEELYDSAFVEDYCTGLDELRERVAGYTPEWAAEETDIDAADIRRIAREMAEAAPAVLAYAPRRMARTRNDVGLGVAIAVLNSLFGVWDRHGGIFRPQRLEIPEPDLPEFPESAAEPIDGTGVPDRYPLANPQFGLASTFWSALAAQDPYPVKAMIAAGNNAMKNTGFPGVVRRAIDQLDLFVATDIQPNETNRLADVILPEPSALERYDDLQEGWGYRGWIAVRMPGMEALHDTRDPWRICQGIAAQLGLEDYFPHGSVRELIEDRLEKAGYDFEALAEKGVITTEADPAHNFPREHGASSRFDTPSGKVELVPSRLVEHGLDDALDYRREVERGGGELHFLFGRVSFHTHTRTQNNPWLAGFMEENPLWIHEETASERGIVDGDTVEVIDSRGCREVFHARVTARIRRDAVYTAHGYGRDDPRLSVAHGRGGSATTFASPDIDPTSGAAAMLRGLVHVRRIEPSEGVS; encoded by the coding sequence ATGGAGGACCACGTCTTCAGCTGGTGCAATCTTTGCCCCTGGCGCTGCGGTGTCATCGTCCGCCGCGATGACAACGGCCGGATCGCGCGTCTGGAGGGCAATCCTGATCACCCCCAGAACGAGGGGTTGCTGTGCTCCCGCGGGCATGCCGGGGTCATGGATGTCTACAACCAGGATCGGATCAAGCAGCCGCTGCTGCGCGACGGGCCGCGCGGCAGCGACCGCTGGCGGCCGGTGAGCTGGGACGAGGCGCTGGACTTGATCGGCGAACGCTTGCGTGCGGTTCGCGATGAGCACGGCCCACAGGGGATTTCCGTTCTCGCGCACAGCTACTGGAAAAAGCCCTATCACCGTCTGGCTCAGGCGCTCGGCACGCCCAACTTCATCGATTCGGTCTGGGCCATGTGCCTCGGTCCGCGAATGCTCTCCTACGAACTGGTGGCGGGCCGTCCGCTGACGGGCATTGAGACGCTGGACGTGCGCCGTACCCGCTACTTCCTCATCTTCGGACGCAATCTGGCCGAGTCGTTCCTGAACGGCGAGGTCCGTGACTGGATGCGGGCGCTCGCCGATGGCGCCAAGAGCGTCTACGTCGATCCGCGTCACACCATCACGGCTGATCGCTCCCACGAATGGCTCCCGATCCGGCCGCTGACGGACCACGCCTTGGTCCTTGCGCTCATCCATACGGTCATCGAGGAGGAGCTCTACGATTCGGCCTTCGTCGAGGACTACTGCACCGGCCTCGACGAGCTACGGGAGCGGGTGGCCGGCTATACACCCGAGTGGGCCGCCGAGGAGACCGACATCGACGCGGCGGACATCCGGCGAATCGCCCGGGAGATGGCCGAGGCGGCGCCTGCGGTTCTCGCCTATGCGCCGCGGCGGATGGCACGCACGCGCAATGACGTGGGTCTGGGGGTTGCGATCGCCGTGCTGAACAGCCTGTTCGGCGTTTGGGATCGGCACGGCGGGATCTTTCGGCCCCAGCGTCTGGAGATCCCGGAGCCGGATCTGCCGGAATTCCCGGAATCGGCCGCGGAGCCGATCGATGGGACCGGTGTCCCCGATCGCTACCCGCTCGCCAACCCGCAATTCGGGTTGGCGAGCACGTTTTGGTCGGCGCTGGCGGCGCAGGATCCGTATCCGGTCAAGGCGATGATCGCCGCCGGCAACAATGCCATGAAGAACACCGGGTTCCCGGGGGTGGTCCGGAGGGCGATCGATCAACTGGACCTGTTCGTTGCCACCGATATCCAGCCCAACGAGACGAACCGTCTGGCCGATGTCATCCTGCCGGAACCCAGCGCCTTGGAGCGCTACGACGACCTCCAAGAGGGCTGGGGATACCGGGGTTGGATCGCCGTGCGCATGCCGGGGATGGAGGCGCTCCACGACACCCGGGACCCCTGGCGGATCTGCCAGGGTATCGCTGCACAACTCGGCCTGGAGGACTATTTCCCCCACGGCAGCGTGCGCGAGCTCATCGAGGACCGCCTGGAGAAGGCCGGGTACGACTTCGAGGCGCTCGCCGAGAAGGGCGTGATCACGACGGAGGCGGATCCGGCCCACAACTTCCCCCGGGAGCACGGGGCGTCGTCACGGTTCGACACCCCCAGCGGCAAGGTTGAGCTGGTGCCGTCGCGGCTCGTGGAGCACGGGCTGGACGATGCCCTGGATTACCGTCGCGAGGTCGAACGCGGAGGCGGAGAGCTGCACTTTCTCTTCGGACGTGTCAGCTTCCACACGCATACGCGTACCCAGAACAACCCCTGGCTGGCCGGGTTCATGGAGGAGAACCCGCTCTGGATCCATGAAGAGACCGCCTCGGAGCGCGGCATTGTCGACGGAGATACCGTCGAGGTGATCGACAGCCGGGGGTGTCGGGAGGTATTCCACGCCCGGGTCACCGCACGGATCCGTCGCGATGCCGTCTACACCGCGCACGGCTACGGGCGTGATGATCCAAGACTCTCCGTGGCCCACGGTCGCGGTGGATCTGCAACCACCTTTGCCAGTCCGGATATCGATCCGACCAGTGGTGCCGCGGCCATGCTGCGCGGGCTGGTCCACGTGCGCCGTATTGAGCCTTCCGAGGGGGTCTCATGA
- a CDS encoding formate dehydrogenase subunit gamma yields MSEQLKTQAGSGSQELPERIRIRDRGGIALHWFNAGCWLVLVLTGLGLSTGDSWRLVPAFWPELMQGLFGGNRLLINVHIAVGLVWIVGVLTYLALRWRSHVVPFLHEVLVVTPRDLTRSLWITGVILGRLLGLFRQVELPPTYKLNAAQRLLGTTVVLGSVAIALSGLYLFLAPSLLSFPDSSVYGALYRTSVLLHAAAVYLILMALVAHIYFSTVEHRPALEGMRSGYLSLEFLRRERPLWYQEIVERYRSGESSVRDE; encoded by the coding sequence ATGAGTGAACAGCTTAAGACGCAGGCGGGGAGTGGTTCGCAGGAGCTGCCGGAGCGGATTCGCATCCGGGACCGGGGCGGCATCGCCCTGCACTGGTTTAACGCCGGATGCTGGCTGGTGCTGGTCCTGACCGGGCTTGGGCTGAGTACCGGCGATAGCTGGCGACTGGTGCCGGCCTTCTGGCCGGAGCTGATGCAGGGCCTGTTTGGCGGCAACCGGCTGCTGATCAACGTCCACATCGCGGTCGGTCTGGTATGGATCGTCGGTGTCCTCACTTACCTGGCGCTGCGCTGGCGCAGCCACGTGGTGCCTTTCCTGCACGAGGTCCTGGTCGTCACGCCGCGCGATTTGACCCGTTCGCTGTGGATCACCGGCGTGATCCTGGGGCGTCTCCTCGGCTTGTTCCGCCAGGTCGAACTCCCGCCCACCTACAAGCTCAACGCCGCCCAGCGGCTGCTGGGCACTACGGTCGTTCTGGGCTCGGTGGCCATAGCGCTCAGTGGGCTCTACCTCTTTCTGGCGCCATCGCTGCTCAGCTTCCCGGACAGCTCCGTCTACGGCGCGCTCTACCGCACGTCTGTGCTGCTGCATGCCGCTGCGGTCTACCTGATCCTCATGGCGCTGGTCGCCCATATCTACTTCTCGACCGTGGAGCACAGGCCGGCCCTGGAGGGGATGCGCTCAGGCTATCTCAGCCTGGAATTCCTGCGCCGCGAGCGCCCGCTTTGGTATCAGGAGATCGTGGAGCGGTATCGCTCCGGGGAGTCCTCGGTCCGCGATGAATGA
- a CDS encoding 4Fe-4S dicluster domain-containing protein — translation MSRDYIMLADTTRCIDCKACVVACRAEWDVPLGHSRDWVASAETRTEQGQPQLHFFPGRCQHCDEAPCIDACPTGAVFKRQDGLVLLEPALCSGCELCVPACPYGARWLDPRTGVVDSCTFCQPLIDAGRQPACVASCPTDALLFGDAADPDSEVARRLEEDGDWFTLSTDEVDCKPRHYYRTGDREVPEAMLPEPPDPYWTQRASESLVNPLAKLGIGGMAALFAVAGAKRFLDRRRGIAEQEPSGEKQATPRGGDDE, via the coding sequence ATGAGCCGCGATTACATCATGCTCGCCGATACAACACGCTGCATCGACTGCAAGGCGTGCGTCGTGGCCTGCCGCGCGGAGTGGGATGTACCGCTCGGCCATAGCCGGGACTGGGTGGCTAGCGCTGAGACGCGCACCGAGCAGGGGCAGCCGCAGCTGCACTTCTTCCCGGGACGATGCCAGCACTGTGATGAGGCGCCGTGCATCGACGCGTGCCCCACGGGTGCCGTGTTCAAACGCCAGGATGGGCTGGTCCTTCTTGAGCCGGCGCTGTGCTCCGGGTGTGAGCTCTGCGTGCCGGCGTGTCCCTACGGGGCCCGCTGGCTCGATCCGCGTACCGGGGTGGTGGATTCGTGCACGTTCTGCCAGCCGCTGATCGACGCCGGTCGGCAGCCGGCGTGCGTCGCCAGTTGTCCGACGGACGCCCTGCTCTTCGGCGATGCGGCGGACCCGGACAGTGAGGTGGCCCGGCGCCTTGAGGAAGATGGGGACTGGTTCACGCTGAGCACCGACGAGGTCGATTGCAAGCCACGGCACTATTATCGCACCGGTGACCGGGAGGTGCCCGAGGCGATGCTGCCGGAGCCCCCGGACCCGTATTGGACGCAGCGGGCATCGGAGTCCCTGGTCAATCCGTTGGCCAAGCTGGGGATCGGTGGCATGGCGGCGCTGTTCGCGGTAGCCGGAGCCAAGCGATTCCTCGACCGCCGGCGCGGGATCGCGGAGCAGGAGCCGTCGGGCGAGAAGCAGGCGACTCCGCGAGGGGGTGACGATGAGTGA
- a CDS encoding ABC1 kinase family protein yields the protein MTRGKDERRSRAVPSSRWGRLYHLGRATGDLALGIGWNGLRELSSGEEGQGRIELSPAHARRITERLGRMRGAVMKMGQLMSMDGTDILAPEVAEIMGALRHEADPMPLSQLDSVLRRELGKGWLKRFREFDFTPIAAASIGQVHRAVAADGRELAMKIQFPGVRESIDSDLDNLGFVFRHGGIMPRGLRIENLLDEARQQLHREADYEAEADALEAYGRALGDDPEIVLPGVHRDLSTPRVLAMDYVHGTPIDQLADRGGEAAALRDHAASLLSRLALRELFEFRLVQTDPNFSNFLYDAGQGRVVLLDFGATHSVRPELVEIYRRLGRAARDRDRDSLEACARELGYLEPEASAEQVGSLLELLEMTSEPLRHPGAYDFGASDLFERVYHRGRTMFFSDRFAGTPASDTLFLHRKFMGIFMLCRRLQARVDLQGLIDPYLTAAPGAAAPGTTAPG from the coding sequence ATGACCCGCGGTAAGGACGAGCGGCGCAGCCGCGCCGTGCCCAGCAGTCGGTGGGGCCGCCTCTATCACCTGGGGCGGGCCACCGGGGACCTGGCCCTGGGGATCGGCTGGAACGGCCTGCGTGAACTGAGCAGCGGTGAAGAAGGGCAGGGCCGCATCGAGCTCTCGCCTGCGCACGCACGACGGATCACCGAACGGCTCGGGCGGATGCGTGGCGCCGTCATGAAGATGGGCCAGCTGATGTCGATGGATGGCACCGACATCCTCGCCCCCGAGGTTGCCGAGATCATGGGCGCGCTGCGCCACGAGGCCGACCCGATGCCACTGAGCCAGCTCGACAGCGTGCTGCGCCGCGAGCTCGGCAAGGGATGGCTGAAGCGCTTCCGGGAGTTCGACTTCACGCCCATCGCCGCCGCCTCCATCGGCCAGGTACACCGGGCGGTTGCAGCCGATGGCCGTGAGTTGGCGATGAAGATTCAGTTCCCCGGGGTGCGGGAGAGCATCGACAGCGACCTGGACAACCTCGGATTCGTGTTCCGCCACGGCGGCATCATGCCCCGCGGCCTGCGGATCGAGAACCTGCTCGACGAGGCACGGCAACAGCTCCACCGGGAGGCCGACTACGAGGCCGAGGCGGATGCATTGGAGGCTTACGGTCGAGCGCTTGGGGACGACCCGGAGATCGTTCTGCCGGGGGTCCACCGGGACCTGTCCACCCCCCGGGTACTCGCCATGGACTACGTCCACGGCACGCCGATCGACCAGCTGGCCGACCGGGGCGGGGAGGCCGCCGCGCTGCGCGACCACGCGGCCTCCCTGCTCAGCCGCCTCGCGCTCCGCGAGCTGTTCGAATTCCGATTGGTACAGACCGACCCCAATTTCAGCAACTTCCTCTACGACGCCGGGCAGGGCCGCGTGGTGCTACTCGATTTCGGTGCCACGCATTCGGTGCGCCCGGAACTGGTGGAGATCTATCGACGCCTGGGACGCGCCGCCCGGGATCGGGATCGTGACAGCCTCGAGGCGTGCGCGCGGGAACTAGGCTACCTGGAGCCGGAGGCCTCGGCCGAGCAAGTCGGCTCGCTGCTGGAACTGCTGGAGATGACCAGCGAACCGCTGCGTCACCCCGGCGCATACGACTTCGGCGCCTCGGATCTGTTCGAGCGGGTCTACCACCGGGGGCGGACCATGTTCTTCAGCGACCGCTTTGCCGGCACACCGGCGTCGGACACGCTGTTTCTGCACCGCAAGTTCATGGGTATCTTCATGCTCTGCCGGCGCCTACAGGCGCGTGTCGATCTACAAGGACTGATCGACCCCTACCTGACGGCCGCCCCCGGCGCCGCAGCGCCGGGAACCACCGCCCCCGGCTAG
- the thpR gene encoding RNA 2',3'-cyclic phosphodiesterase encodes MTERQRLFFALWPPAHLRERLTAVQGELGRIGRPVAAERLHLTVAFLGNSDPERATEAAAAATREARGFVLRLDRFGHFVRSGVVWMAPTEYPNALETLHRRLRRELRRRGLRTERRSLHPHVTLFRKATPSGPHPAASLEWPVDELTLVASVTRAEGPEYHRAGAWRLPLGEG; translated from the coding sequence ATGACAGAACGGCAACGGCTATTCTTCGCCCTCTGGCCACCGGCGCACCTGCGCGAGCGCCTCACCGCGGTGCAGGGCGAACTCGGACGGATCGGCCGGCCGGTCGCCGCGGAGCGGCTGCACCTGACCGTGGCCTTTCTCGGCAACAGCGATCCGGAGCGGGCCACCGAGGCGGCGGCGGCCGCGACCCGCGAGGCCCGCGGCTTTGTGCTCCGGCTCGACCGTTTCGGCCACTTCGTGCGGAGCGGCGTGGTGTGGATGGCGCCGACGGAGTACCCGAACGCGCTGGAGACGCTGCACCGCCGGCTACGCCGCGAGCTGCGGCGCCGGGGACTGCGCACCGAGCGCCGCTCGCTGCACCCCCACGTAACCCTCTTTCGCAAGGCGACCCCGAGCGGTCCGCATCCTGCGGCTTCGCTGGAGTGGCCGGTGGACGAACTGACGCTCGTGGCTTCCGTCACGCGTGCGGAAGGGCCGGAGTATCACCGCGCCGGTGCCTGGCGGCTGCCCCTCGGCGAAGGCTAG